A portion of the Natronococcus sp. AD-5 genome contains these proteins:
- a CDS encoding YIP1 family protein: MSRSALRPARLFLRDPAAFFAEHRPAATLPIAVSLVIALAVALVLSILLLGSMLAGTMDATLTMDNPDRPPEWVCEQHGPDSPHWDGCDEPKTVERDAGSLVHEAATDYLGYAAVAPFVVWLLGGLVLFGAARLANGAPSLAGAFALAGWAAVPEFFRLAVGLLAFRYALSDVTIRDPGRGPEVVEAALAPIDPILTVATVLTAAWQWYLLAGGLEQDADLSRGAAAAAVGVPLAIWLLVGLA, translated from the coding sequence ATGTCGCGTTCCGCGTTACGACCCGCCCGGCTGTTCCTCCGGGATCCAGCCGCGTTCTTCGCGGAACACAGACCGGCGGCGACGCTGCCGATCGCCGTCTCCCTGGTGATCGCGCTCGCGGTCGCGCTCGTTCTCTCGATCCTGTTGCTCGGGTCGATGCTCGCCGGAACGATGGACGCGACGCTGACGATGGACAACCCCGACCGGCCGCCGGAGTGGGTCTGCGAGCAGCACGGCCCCGACTCACCGCACTGGGACGGCTGTGACGAACCGAAGACCGTCGAACGCGACGCCGGGTCGCTCGTGCACGAGGCGGCGACCGACTACCTCGGCTACGCGGCGGTCGCCCCGTTCGTCGTGTGGCTCCTCGGCGGCCTCGTCCTGTTCGGCGCCGCGCGGCTCGCGAACGGGGCGCCCTCGCTCGCCGGCGCGTTCGCACTGGCCGGCTGGGCCGCCGTGCCGGAGTTCTTTCGGCTGGCGGTCGGCCTGCTCGCGTTCCGCTACGCGCTCTCGGACGTCACGATCCGCGATCCCGGACGCGGTCCGGAGGTCGTCGAGGCGGCGCTCGCGCCGATCGATCCGATCCTGACGGTCGCCACCGTGCTCACCGCGGCCTGGCAGTGGTACCTGCTCGCGGGCGGACTCGAGCAGGACGCCGACCTCTCCCGCGGCGCCGCGGCGGCCGCCGTCGGCGTTCCGCTGGCGATCTGGCTCCTCGTCGGGCTGGCCTGA
- a CDS encoding metallophosphoesterase family protein yields MTDRPHSGQLLARLERPTATEPTRFAVLSDIHLATDATGTWKVFHRTERHLRAAVDAVNERDLDGVVVAGDLTHNGDPAEFDLFDDLADFDPPAVAVPGNHDFPTTFDEHESLPIPAFENRYTPGGLPFRVGFSDLEVFGLDSHAASPGSPAETWDGRVDAEQLMWLDDALADSDADRSVVVVHHNLPATGDLYERYRAELPVAGEVPGFSNPEPLVDLLASHDVALVVTGHLHFPAIERSDGVTELTVPAISSFPHAMLVLEVDERGTVVRLVPLTDGGGMVESIAHGYEKDRVLLSAAQLATFPLVDDFAA; encoded by the coding sequence ATGACGGATCGACCGCACTCCGGACAGCTCCTCGCCCGCCTCGAGCGCCCGACGGCGACCGAGCCGACCCGATTCGCCGTGCTCTCGGACATCCACCTCGCGACGGACGCGACGGGGACGTGGAAAGTGTTCCACCGGACCGAACGGCACCTCCGGGCGGCCGTCGACGCCGTGAACGAACGGGACCTGGACGGCGTCGTCGTCGCCGGCGATCTGACGCACAACGGCGATCCGGCGGAGTTCGACCTGTTCGACGACCTCGCCGACTTCGATCCGCCGGCGGTCGCGGTGCCCGGAAACCACGACTTTCCGACGACGTTCGACGAGCACGAATCGCTACCGATCCCGGCGTTCGAGAACCGGTACACGCCCGGCGGATTGCCGTTTCGCGTCGGATTCAGCGACCTCGAGGTGTTCGGCCTCGACAGCCACGCCGCGTCCCCCGGTTCCCCCGCGGAGACGTGGGACGGCCGCGTCGACGCCGAGCAGCTGATGTGGCTCGACGACGCGCTGGCCGATTCGGACGCCGACAGGTCGGTCGTCGTGGTTCACCACAACCTGCCGGCGACGGGCGACCTCTACGAACGATACCGCGCCGAGTTGCCCGTCGCCGGGGAGGTTCCCGGCTTCTCCAACCCCGAGCCGCTGGTCGACCTCCTCGCGAGCCACGACGTCGCGCTGGTCGTCACCGGTCACCTCCACTTCCCCGCGATCGAGCGGTCCGACGGGGTCACGGAGCTCACGGTTCCGGCCATCTCCTCGTTCCCGCACGCGATGCTGGTGCTCGAGGTCGACGAGCGGGGGACGGTCGTCCGTCTCGTGCCGCTCACCGACGGCGGCGGGATGGTCGAGTCGATCGCGCACGGCTACGAGAAGGACCGCGTCCTGCTGTCGGCCGCCCAGCTGGCCACGTTTCCGCTCGTCGACGACTTCGCCGCGTAG
- a CDS encoding ATP-binding protein — MSRGGQQSVNEVIGEVTRTLIPTITKNEVRQRVCEQFAASELYSFAWIGRYNPEKTEVIPTASAGIAENTLDGVTITEEPLRAELTNEAVRTREITVGQNLVDDPPCEDWRNHALKRDYQTCAVIPLVYEETLYGALHLATDRPQGFGAAEREALAELGVTIAYAFENAESPADTDNTEREKAEAEMTRVPAESEQERRLYETLISSTPDLVYAFDLDYRFIFANDALLEMWGQSFEESVGNTLLENGYEQWHAEMHEREIDRVVETKEPIRGEVAFEHAELGRRIYDYIFAPVLNDEGEVEAIAGTTRDITERKEAEEALQESKERFRALVAASSDVVYRMNPDWSEMHHLEGKEFIADTHASTSDWLDKYIHPDDQERVKEAINEAIRTKSTFELEHQVQQVDGSLGWTFSRAVPMLDEDGDIVEWIGMASDITERKEYERELEQANTQLKRSNAELKRFAHAASHDLQEPLRMVSSYLQLLENRYGDDLDADATEYIEFAVDGADRMREMVDALLEYSRVNTREEDFETIDCETILEEAMENLQMAIDESDATITSDELPTVSGDERQLIQLFQNLLDNAITYAGDDSPTVHVSAERRHGEWTFSVRDDGIGIDPEKTDGIFEVFNRLHTPDEYGGTGIGLAICERIVMTHDGRIWVESDPGEGTTFFFTIPDGNGGGNDVGGEW; from the coding sequence ATGAGTCGTGGTGGGCAACAGTCTGTAAACGAGGTGATAGGAGAAGTCACCCGAACATTGATTCCGACCATCACCAAAAACGAAGTGCGACAACGCGTTTGTGAGCAGTTCGCAGCATCGGAGCTGTACTCCTTTGCGTGGATCGGCCGCTATAATCCAGAGAAGACGGAGGTGATTCCGACAGCCTCCGCCGGGATTGCGGAGAATACGCTCGATGGAGTCACCATCACCGAGGAGCCGCTCCGGGCGGAACTGACAAACGAGGCGGTGCGCACACGGGAGATCACGGTCGGACAGAATCTCGTCGACGACCCGCCTTGCGAGGATTGGCGCAATCACGCCCTCAAACGCGACTACCAAACCTGCGCGGTCATCCCCCTCGTTTACGAAGAGACGCTGTACGGTGCCTTGCATCTGGCTACCGACCGACCGCAAGGATTTGGCGCGGCTGAGCGAGAAGCGCTCGCAGAGTTAGGAGTAACAATCGCATACGCCTTCGAAAATGCGGAGTCGCCCGCGGATACTGATAACACCGAGCGCGAGAAAGCGGAGGCCGAGATGACGAGAGTGCCCGCTGAGTCCGAGCAGGAGCGGCGGCTCTACGAGACTCTCATCTCCAGTACTCCCGACCTCGTCTACGCGTTCGACCTCGACTACCGCTTCATATTCGCCAACGACGCACTGCTGGAGATGTGGGGTCAATCCTTTGAGGAGTCCGTAGGAAATACCCTGCTGGAAAACGGCTACGAGCAGTGGCACGCGGAGATGCACGAACGCGAGATTGACCGGGTCGTGGAGACGAAAGAACCCATCCGGGGCGAGGTGGCGTTCGAACACGCCGAGCTCGGCCGCCGAATCTACGACTACATCTTCGCACCGGTACTCAACGACGAGGGGGAAGTCGAAGCCATCGCCGGGACGACGCGCGATATAACCGAGCGTAAGGAGGCCGAGGAGGCGCTTCAGGAGAGCAAGGAGCGATTCCGAGCGTTGGTCGCCGCTAGCTCGGATGTCGTGTATCGCATGAATCCCGATTGGAGCGAAATGCACCACCTCGAAGGCAAGGAGTTCATCGCCGATACACACGCATCGACCAGTGATTGGCTTGATAAATACATTCATCCGGACGACCAGGAGCGTGTCAAGGAGGCCATCAACGAAGCGATCCGGACCAAGAGCACCTTCGAACTGGAGCACCAGGTACAGCAGGTCGATGGTAGCCTGGGCTGGACGTTCTCGCGTGCGGTACCGATGCTGGATGAGGACGGTGACATCGTCGAGTGGATCGGTATGGCGAGCGACATCACCGAACGCAAAGAATACGAGCGGGAACTCGAACAAGCCAACACCCAACTGAAACGCTCAAACGCGGAACTCAAGCGATTTGCCCACGCCGCCTCGCACGACCTCCAAGAGCCGTTACGGATGGTCTCTAGCTATCTCCAGCTACTCGAAAATCGCTACGGAGACGACCTCGACGCTGATGCAACGGAGTACATCGAGTTCGCTGTCGATGGCGCGGATCGAATGCGGGAGATGGTCGATGCGTTGCTCGAATATTCACGGGTAAACACCCGTGAGGAGGACTTTGAGACGATTGATTGTGAGACAATCCTTGAGGAGGCGATGGAGAACCTCCAGATGGCAATCGACGAAAGTGATGCCACCATCACGTCGGACGAACTGCCCACTGTGAGCGGCGATGAACGCCAACTTATCCAGCTCTTCCAGAACCTCCTTGATAACGCCATCACGTATGCGGGCGATGACTCACCGACCGTCCACGTCTCCGCCGAGCGACGGCACGGCGAGTGGACGTTTTCGGTCCGCGACGATGGGATCGGGATAGACCCGGAGAAGACAGACGGCATCTTCGAGGTATTCAACCGCCTTCACACTCCTGACGAGTACGGGGGAACCGGTATCGGTCTCGCCATCTGCGAACGCATCGTGATGACTCATGATGGCCGTATCTGGGTCGAGTCCGACCCCGGCGAAGGAACAACGTTTTTCTTCACAATCCCTGACGGTAATGGGGGAGGGAACGACGTAGGAGGTGAGTGGTAA
- a CDS encoding alpha/beta fold hydrolase produces the protein MPKPTQPGTREEMETVGSADGTDIAFERTGSGPPLVLVHGGACDHRFWELSGVRPAFADNCTVYAMDCRGVGESGDNAEYELEREFEDVAAVVDTIDGPVTLLGHSSGALLSVEAALRTDDLHKLILYEPPIQVGDHELYSEEVLAEMKRLLNDGRSEEVLVLFLREIAQSTPEEIDEQRSAPDWQDLVDVAHVWPRSVQAVGEYEFDAARFATVTTPTLLLSGSESPPLLNDVTEPLDDALPNSRIVTFDGHGHEAMLTAPDRFVDEVLAFLRETN, from the coding sequence ATGCCCAAACCAACGCAACCCGGCACGAGAGAGGAAATGGAGACCGTCGGATCAGCGGACGGGACCGATATCGCGTTCGAACGGACGGGAAGCGGGCCGCCGCTTGTACTCGTCCACGGGGGCGCCTGCGACCACAGGTTCTGGGAACTATCCGGTGTGCGCCCCGCTTTCGCGGACAACTGCACGGTCTACGCGATGGATTGTCGCGGCGTCGGTGAGAGCGGCGACAACGCCGAATACGAACTGGAGCGGGAGTTCGAGGACGTGGCTGCAGTTGTCGATACGATAGACGGCCCGGTGACTCTTCTCGGGCATTCCTCCGGGGCGCTTTTATCCGTGGAGGCGGCCCTGCGAACTGACGACCTCCACAAACTTATCCTGTACGAACCACCGATTCAGGTCGGCGACCACGAACTCTACTCCGAGGAGGTGCTCGCCGAAATGAAGCGGCTGCTGAACGACGGAAGGAGCGAAGAGGTACTCGTTCTGTTCCTGCGAGAGATCGCCCAATCCACACCGGAGGAAATCGACGAGCAACGCTCGGCACCGGACTGGCAGGATCTCGTGGATGTCGCTCACGTCTGGCCCCGCAGCGTACAAGCGGTCGGCGAGTACGAATTCGATGCGGCCCGGTTCGCAACCGTGACGACGCCAACCTTGCTGTTGTCCGGCAGCGAGAGTCCGCCGCTCTTGAACGATGTTACGGAACCGCTCGATGACGCGCTCCCGAACAGCCGGATTGTTACCTTCGATGGGCACGGCCACGAGGCGATGCTCACCGCGCCGGACCGCTTCGTCGATGAAGTACTGGCCTTCCTCCGCGAAACGAACTAA
- a CDS encoding response regulator — MTRDGEAAAEFLYQRSTYADAPRPDRNLLDLNLPNKDGEEFLAETKADSDSRRIPVIIPSSSAADEDTSTASDRCANAYLVKPVGKYTVGTVIRPGVAVRWRRGST; from the coding sequence ATCACAAGGGACGGTGAGGCGGCCGCGGAATTTCTGTATCAACGGAGCACGTATGCGGACGCTCCCCGTCCGGATCGTAATCTGCTCGACCTGAATCTCCCGAATAAGGACGGCGAGGAATTTCTCGCGGAGACGAAGGCTGACTCAGACTCGCGGCGGATTCCAGTGATTATCCCGTCGAGTTCAGCCGCCGACGAAGACACCAGCACCGCCTCCGATCGATGCGCAAACGCCTACCTCGTGAAACCAGTTGGAAAATACACTGTGGGTACGGTGATTCGGCCCGGCGTGGCTGTTCGTTGGCGTCGGGGTTCGACGTAA
- a CDS encoding response regulator — translation MSSGSSRRYSTKPVDILLVEDNPGDVRLVREAFAMTETSSKTVLHVVNSGDDAVKFLRQVAEYATVPFPDLVLMDLNLPGRDGCDVLETIRDDPQLRQLPVIMVTGSGAREDVVRCYNARANAYLTKPTDSDEFASIVEAVERFWLEQVRLPDHRSDGPP, via the coding sequence ATGTCTAGTGGGTCCTCTCGACGATACTCTACCAAACCGGTCGATATCCTCCTCGTCGAAGACAACCCCGGTGACGTCCGCCTCGTACGAGAGGCGTTCGCGATGACGGAGACGAGCAGTAAAACGGTACTACACGTCGTCAACAGCGGAGACGACGCCGTGAAGTTCTTGAGACAGGTAGCCGAGTACGCGACGGTTCCGTTTCCCGATCTCGTCCTCATGGATTTGAATTTGCCCGGGCGAGACGGCTGCGACGTTCTCGAAACGATCAGAGACGACCCGCAGCTTCGGCAGCTGCCGGTGATTATGGTTACGGGGTCCGGCGCCAGAGAAGACGTCGTGAGGTGTTACAACGCTCGTGCCAATGCTTATTTGACGAAACCGACGGATTCGGACGAGTTCGCCTCGATCGTCGAAGCGGTCGAGCGGTTCTGGCTCGAACAGGTACGGCTCCCCGATCATCGCTCCGACGGTCCACCGTAA
- a CDS encoding MmgE/PrpD family protein: MATTLEFAEFVQETDYADLSTDVRDALKRRLLDSVAIAIAAEVADPPQAVYRTVTDLEAGGPCTLWGRDRSASPVQAAMHNTALVRYLDYMDSFLAPGETPHPSDNVGAVVAAGEYTDAGGEDLLAGLAVAYEIQAELAWNAPVREKGFDHVTHTVVSAAAGASKVLGLDLEETRNAIAIAGTGHNALRVTRTGAITEWKGLASANAARNAVYAAMLAKNGVMGPRGLFEGQKGWQDVVTGPFEIDLTPGERVRDVMTKRYVAETYAQSAVEGIVELAEGEDLDPDDVSGIKLETFAGAKLIIGGGEGNRYEVASRAQADHSLPYMLAAALIDRDLSLAQYEPERIRRNDVQDLLRIVDVTENPELTERFENGEMPAVIDVTMDDGTTYRVEKDAFRGHPIDPIGWEGLEDKFRTLTEDRVDAERRAELLETIRSLEDRDVADLTALLA, translated from the coding sequence ATGGCCACGACGCTCGAGTTCGCGGAGTTCGTCCAGGAGACCGACTACGCCGACCTCTCTACGGACGTTCGCGACGCGCTCAAACGCCGCCTCCTCGACTCGGTCGCGATCGCGATCGCGGCCGAAGTCGCCGACCCGCCGCAGGCGGTCTACCGAACGGTGACCGACCTCGAGGCCGGCGGCCCCTGTACGCTCTGGGGGCGCGATCGGAGCGCGTCGCCCGTGCAGGCGGCGATGCACAACACGGCGCTCGTCCGGTATCTCGACTACATGGACTCCTTTCTCGCGCCCGGCGAGACGCCCCACCCGAGCGACAACGTCGGCGCGGTCGTCGCCGCCGGGGAGTACACCGACGCCGGCGGCGAGGACCTGCTCGCGGGGCTCGCCGTCGCTTACGAGATCCAGGCCGAACTGGCCTGGAACGCGCCCGTCCGCGAGAAGGGCTTCGACCACGTTACCCACACCGTCGTCTCGGCCGCCGCGGGCGCGTCGAAGGTGCTCGGGCTCGACCTCGAGGAGACCCGCAACGCGATCGCCATCGCCGGTACGGGCCACAACGCGTTGCGCGTCACCAGGACGGGCGCCATCACCGAGTGGAAGGGACTCGCCTCCGCCAACGCGGCGCGGAACGCGGTCTACGCGGCGATGCTCGCGAAAAACGGCGTGATGGGGCCGCGGGGCCTCTTCGAGGGACAGAAGGGGTGGCAGGACGTCGTCACCGGCCCGTTCGAGATCGACCTGACGCCCGGCGAGCGCGTCCGCGACGTCATGACGAAGCGATACGTCGCCGAGACGTACGCCCAGTCGGCGGTCGAGGGGATCGTCGAACTCGCCGAGGGGGAGGATCTCGATCCCGACGACGTCTCGGGGATCAAACTCGAGACGTTCGCCGGCGCGAAGCTCATCATCGGCGGCGGCGAGGGGAACCGCTACGAGGTCGCCAGCCGCGCCCAGGCGGACCACTCGCTGCCGTACATGCTCGCCGCGGCGCTGATCGACCGCGACCTCTCGCTCGCGCAGTACGAACCGGAGCGCATTCGCCGGAACGACGTCCAGGACCTGCTTCGGATCGTCGACGTCACCGAGAATCCCGAACTCACCGAGCGCTTCGAGAACGGCGAGATGCCCGCCGTCATCGACGTGACGATGGACGACGGCACCACCTACCGCGTCGAGAAGGACGCCTTCCGGGGCCACCCGATCGATCCGATCGGCTGGGAGGGGCTCGAGGACAAGTTCCGGACCCTGACCGAGGATCGCGTCGACGCCGAGCGGCGCGCGGAACTCCTCGAGACGATTCGCTCGCTCGAGGACCGCGACGTGGCCGACCTGACGGCGCTGCTCGCCTGA
- a CDS encoding phosphosulfolactate synthase: MADTDRAFDFLHVNDREEKPRENGITEIRGPYYDPMGPRELRDILETMGAYVDIYKFSGGSFALMPEDAVEELIEVCHEHDVLVSTGGFIEHVLIRDYDQVERYVEEAGDLGFDVVEVSSGFLAIDVDDMVALTELVQDRGLKAKPEINVQFGAGGASRVEELEAESAVDPTSAIEEGRRHLEAGAYKVMVESEGITEQVRDWRTDVAFEIANELGIENCVFEAADPEVFEWYIKQFGPRVNLFVDNSQIVELECMRSGLWGKKSTWGRIASYDGD, translated from the coding sequence ATGGCCGACACCGACCGCGCGTTCGATTTCCTGCACGTCAACGACCGCGAGGAGAAACCGCGAGAGAACGGCATCACCGAGATCCGCGGCCCCTACTACGATCCGATGGGGCCGCGGGAGCTCCGGGACATCCTCGAGACGATGGGCGCCTACGTCGACATCTACAAGTTCTCCGGCGGTTCGTTCGCGCTGATGCCCGAGGACGCCGTCGAGGAACTGATCGAGGTCTGCCACGAACACGACGTGCTGGTGTCGACGGGCGGCTTCATCGAACACGTCCTGATTCGGGACTACGACCAGGTGGAGCGGTACGTCGAGGAAGCCGGCGATCTGGGCTTCGACGTCGTCGAGGTCTCGAGCGGCTTCCTCGCCATCGACGTCGACGACATGGTGGCGCTGACGGAACTCGTCCAGGACCGCGGCCTGAAGGCGAAGCCGGAGATCAACGTCCAGTTCGGCGCCGGCGGCGCCTCGCGCGTCGAGGAACTCGAGGCCGAGTCGGCGGTCGACCCGACGAGCGCGATCGAGGAGGGGCGGCGCCACCTCGAGGCCGGCGCGTACAAGGTCATGGTCGAGTCCGAAGGCATCACCGAGCAGGTGCGGGATTGGCGGACCGACGTCGCATTCGAGATCGCGAACGAACTCGGGATCGAGAACTGCGTCTTCGAGGCCGCCGACCCGGAGGTGTTCGAGTGGTACATCAAGCAGTTCGGGCCGCGGGTGAACCTGTTCGTGGATAACTCCCAGATCGTCGAACTCGAGTGCATGCGCTCGGGGCTGTGGGGCAAGAAGTCGACGTGGGGGCGGATCGCGAGTTACGACGGCGACTGA
- a CDS encoding TrmB family transcriptional regulator has protein sequence MTQNETTEAISLLQDLGLQEYEARCFIALNQLPSGTAKEIHEISEVPRTRVYDAIRVLESQGLVEVRHSSPQVYRAVEIAEATQILRQRYNDRIDTLETYLENTEVQEAENDERVQEIWSLTGHDAIQSRTLDLIDGAESEIALLVVDEDVLSETLFDTVHEAAERELSIILGGQTRAIAEDLGTDLPEIRVFETGLEWLTGARSDEEVAISRILLVDRETLLIGSYYPEDGGKEQAIFAKGLQNGVVVLLRRLLTEGLPAVKDPAD, from the coding sequence ATGACACAGAACGAGACAACGGAGGCGATTAGCCTGTTACAGGACCTCGGGCTACAGGAGTACGAAGCGCGCTGCTTTATAGCGTTGAACCAACTCCCCAGCGGAACGGCAAAAGAGATCCACGAGATCTCCGAGGTTCCGCGGACGAGAGTGTACGACGCGATTCGCGTCCTCGAGTCGCAGGGACTGGTCGAAGTACGGCACTCGAGCCCGCAAGTCTACCGCGCCGTCGAGATCGCGGAAGCGACGCAGATCCTGCGCCAGCGGTACAACGACCGCATCGACACGCTCGAGACGTATCTCGAGAACACGGAGGTTCAGGAGGCCGAGAACGACGAGCGCGTCCAGGAGATCTGGTCGCTGACCGGCCACGACGCGATCCAGTCGCGAACGCTCGACCTCATCGACGGCGCGGAATCCGAGATCGCACTCCTCGTCGTCGACGAGGACGTCCTGTCCGAGACGCTGTTCGATACCGTACACGAGGCGGCAGAGCGAGAGCTCTCGATTATTCTCGGCGGACAGACGAGAGCGATCGCGGAAGACCTCGGAACGGACCTGCCCGAGATTCGGGTGTTCGAAACCGGTCTCGAGTGGCTCACCGGCGCCAGAAGCGACGAGGAAGTCGCGATCAGTCGAATCCTCCTCGTCGACCGCGAGACGCTCTTGATCGGGTCGTACTATCCGGAGGACGGCGGGAAAGAACAGGCGATCTTCGCCAAAGGCCTCCAGAACGGCGTCGTGGTACTGCTCCGCCGGTTACTGACCGAGGGGCTACCCGCCGTGAAAGACCCGGCGGATTGA
- a CDS encoding helix-turn-helix transcriptional regulator: protein MVSSIEEIEFIACSEHRVGVLDALAEGGCDRADLRAATGAHASTIGRVIGDFEERRWIERSGSTYELTPLGEFVAERFAGFRGAMDAEGKLRDVWQWLPREMDEFSVDLFADAVVAYPGPGYPYEPVDRVIQLFEESDAMRGFGATVFKSVANEAFCRAVLEGMEIEFVYSPAVLAATVDWNPDLFEKAAARDHCTVLVHDDLPDRTRCGIDIFDDRVGICCHDTETRALQAWIDTDAPEAREWARAVFERYRQEARPVDEAALNTPVPERFTVPW from the coding sequence ATGGTATCGTCGATCGAGGAGATCGAATTCATCGCTTGCTCCGAACACCGGGTCGGGGTTCTCGACGCACTCGCGGAGGGGGGCTGCGACCGGGCCGATTTGCGGGCTGCGACTGGCGCCCATGCCTCGACCATCGGACGCGTCATCGGCGATTTCGAGGAGCGCCGGTGGATCGAACGCAGCGGATCGACGTACGAACTCACACCGCTCGGCGAGTTCGTCGCCGAACGGTTCGCGGGCTTTCGGGGCGCGATGGACGCCGAAGGCAAACTCCGCGACGTCTGGCAGTGGCTTCCCCGGGAGATGGACGAATTTTCCGTGGACCTGTTCGCCGACGCCGTCGTCGCCTATCCGGGTCCGGGCTACCCCTACGAACCCGTCGATCGCGTGATCCAACTGTTCGAGGAAAGCGACGCGATGCGCGGCTTCGGGGCGACGGTGTTCAAATCGGTCGCCAACGAGGCGTTCTGTCGGGCCGTCCTCGAGGGCATGGAAATCGAGTTCGTGTACTCGCCGGCGGTCCTGGCCGCGACCGTGGACTGGAATCCCGACCTCTTCGAGAAGGCGGCCGCCCGGGACCACTGCACCGTCCTGGTTCACGACGACCTCCCCGACAGGACGCGGTGCGGGATCGACATCTTCGACGATCGGGTCGGCATCTGCTGTCACGACACCGAAACCAGAGCGCTGCAGGCGTGGATCGATACCGACGCCCCTGAGGCCCGGGAGTGGGCGCGGGCCGTCTTCGAGCGGTATCGCCAGGAGGCGCGGCCAGTCGACGAGGCCGCACTGAACACCCCGGTCCCCGAGCGGTTCACGGTCCCGTGGTGA
- a CDS encoding YciE/YciF ferroxidase family protein, producing the protein MSTTTPPPQNALTAELERLYYIEREMRSALETLSTDVSIDALDDLRVTECREQLQEAIDDHRRESETHVERVERAFEALGAEPEPRRTPELDGLIADKEKFNNVVLNDELRPLYYLETVLKLEEIECTAYETAMAIASTLEGDEADDVVDALRGNYDDERRLRTDVESLADGDAVETLLESSPVDDAERTSLDRS; encoded by the coding sequence ATGAGCACGACAACTCCACCCCCTCAAAACGCATTGACGGCCGAACTCGAGCGGCTCTACTACATCGAACGGGAGATGCGCTCCGCGCTCGAGACGCTCTCGACCGACGTCTCGATCGACGCGCTCGACGACCTGCGAGTCACGGAGTGTCGAGAGCAGCTACAGGAGGCGATCGACGACCACCGCCGGGAGAGCGAGACGCACGTCGAGCGCGTCGAACGGGCGTTCGAGGCGCTCGGTGCGGAGCCGGAACCGCGACGCACCCCGGAGCTCGACGGGCTGATCGCGGACAAAGAGAAGTTCAACAACGTCGTTCTGAACGATGAACTGCGGCCGCTGTACTACCTCGAGACCGTGCTGAAACTCGAGGAGATCGAGTGTACCGCCTACGAGACGGCGATGGCGATCGCCAGTACGCTCGAGGGAGACGAGGCCGACGACGTCGTCGACGCGCTCCGGGGGAATTACGACGACGAACGTCGGCTCCGGACGGACGTCGAGTCGCTCGCCGACGGCGACGCCGTCGAGACGTTACTCGAATCGAGCCCGGTCGACGACGCCGAACGAACGTCGCTCGATCGGTCGTAG
- a CDS encoding DUF2391 family protein: MRVRRPRRPRRFRPADSAQQIVGGFLLAGPFVVTEEVWTLAKSMNVLQALGTIAVVFAIGYAALYKADTKRDPTAEQQVGSVPIRFVSLVCVSFGSVTILALLFDAPDTFLEGVETNADAALITFKAVSVGSIFSVAGAATADSVFSR, translated from the coding sequence GTGAGAGTACGACGTCCTCGTCGCCCCCGACGGTTTCGCCCGGCCGACTCCGCCCAGCAGATCGTCGGCGGGTTTCTGCTCGCGGGCCCGTTCGTCGTCACCGAGGAGGTCTGGACGCTGGCCAAGAGCATGAACGTCCTCCAGGCGCTCGGAACGATCGCCGTGGTGTTCGCTATCGGGTACGCGGCGCTGTACAAGGCGGACACGAAGCGGGACCCGACGGCGGAACAGCAGGTCGGCAGCGTTCCGATCCGGTTCGTCTCGCTCGTCTGCGTCTCGTTCGGGTCGGTGACGATCCTGGCGCTCCTGTTCGACGCACCCGACACGTTCCTCGAGGGCGTCGAAACGAACGCCGACGCGGCGCTGATCACGTTCAAGGCCGTGAGCGTCGGCTCGATCTTCAGCGTCGCCGGGGCGGCGACCGCCGACAGCGTCTTCTCGCGGTAG
- a CDS encoding DUF5789 family protein yields MSHVTDETDEVRSLELGDASQLFEGSAFPVTTEEVLAEFGDVEITYPRHSDPLRTILETSGHETYESRSELELAILNGVRRDAVGRPRYSDRGDSPHDTDEFARMQQSF; encoded by the coding sequence ATGAGCCACGTAACCGACGAGACCGACGAGGTCAGATCGCTCGAGCTCGGCGACGCCAGCCAGCTGTTCGAGGGGAGCGCGTTCCCGGTGACGACCGAGGAGGTCCTCGCGGAGTTCGGCGACGTCGAGATCACGTACCCCCGCCACTCCGATCCGCTCCGGACGATACTCGAGACGTCCGGCCACGAGACCTACGAGAGCCGGAGCGAGCTAGAGCTGGCGATCCTCAACGGCGTCCGTCGGGACGCGGTCGGGCGGCCGCGCTACAGCGATCGCGGAGATAGCCCCCACGACACCGACGAGTTCGCGCGAATGCAGCAGTCGTTTTGA